The window gtcggcagccctgaagatggttttccgtggtttcccattttcacaccaggcaaatcgtggggctgtaccttaattaaggccacggccgcttccttcccactcctagccctttcctgtcccatcgtcgcaataagacatatctgtgtcagtgcgacgtaaagcaattagaaaaaaaaacaagTGGTCACGACTGGTCCGTGACCGACAGCTTTGCACTCCCACCGGCCAACGgagaagaggaggggtggccacagctctaccatggctctacgcctctgtattcgggaggcggagaggggCTGAGAAGGGTTTTCTGTTGATTCTCCAGCACTAAGCCGagtgccgggatagttcctagtataggccacgtctGTCAACCCTTTCACCATATCCGCACATCTTCTTcctcaccatctaggaggcccacctccccattcagggcaggaatgaaaacattattTAGTAATAGTGGTGATCAACGTTATCAAAGGGGAATACATCCACAGCTACCTTGATGCGGTCATTCGTGAGAATGATTCTTTCTTGAAAAGGAAAGCGTTGTATTCGGAAAAATCAGGATAATACATGAAGAGAGAGAAACAAAAATATGTTGTTGGAAGTCATTGGCATTTACATAAGCCTTTATTTATTATATGTTGCCCCTAAATGTGTTTTAACATAAAGAGAGAATCACTGGATTGTGTACCATACAATAATGGGCAGAAATGCAGAAGAATGACTACATAATCTGAGATAGGCTACGTTATATTAAATGTTGTAGGTAATCCCATGGGTGGTTACCGGCACTGAGCCCTTATTCTTGCGATACATTGTAAATATCTTATGTAATTATTCCTGTTAATCGTTGATCCTTTGTGAGTTTACAAAGTTTTCTTCACATAAACTCTTCTTCGGACATCATGGGAAGATTTCGAGAAGCACTGACGTAAGTTAGCATTTGATGGAAGTTTCATTGCTGTATTCTGAAACAGAAAATTGTTTAACATTAGAATCAGTCATTGACATTGGAGATCATACTGTATAAAATCTAAAAGTTTGTTATTCTCCTGTGACTTTCAGCTCTTTCAAAGGATTAAAAATCATGTGAAGAGGTCTGTTTTACACTAGGAAATGAGTTAAAATCAGCCTCACAGTAGACATTACTTCTATCAGAGTTGCCAGATGCATTACAAACTCTGATAAAAGTGTATTATCTTCGAAGCGGTTTACTTTGAAGGTGGGTGTTTTAAAGTATTCACGATAAGGAATTAAACGTCACGTTTCAGAATTTCTAGATACTACATCGTAGATTACAAGAAGTATATTtcaaaccaaaaaaaaaatactgtagttATGAGATATATAATATTAATTCTAGCTAATGTTAAATTCAAATTAGAATTAAACTGGAATAGGCACAGAAATAAAGAAAGCCATTTTATAGTATTTTGGTTTCTAAATCTGTAAAAGTGACACAAAAGACGACTGACACAATTATCACAAATATATTCACCTTTTTCATATCTCAAAAACAAATTTTGCTACCCATAGACAAAGTATAGAAACATACTTTTTTTCCTCATAATAGTACATCTGTGTTCTATTCAGGAATGATTGATTCAAATCCTATATCTCAATGGTTACTTCTTGAACATTTCTTACGAGATGTTGCGTTAGTACAGCGGTAAATAGTGTTCATTGGTTGGATATACATCATGTTCAGCAAAGGGAGTCCTGATCGATGTATTTTATTGATAGTTATCAGTTacataatagtccgactcgttctctgaatggtaagcgtactggcctttggttcagaagatcctgggttcgattcccggccggatcggggactttaaccttaattagttaattccagtggctcgggggctgggtgtgtgtgtagcGTATTCTGCATTAAAATCGTCCTAGGTAGGgccgtcatcttcacgactatctGTTTTCGCTTGTAAGTTATTTGTCCGTGCCACAAGTTGCTTCTAAATTCACCTACCGCGCATGAACATGAATTTTCGAGGCTCGTTAAATTGAAAACTGTACATTTCTGATGATTAGCAATGTCATTTACGTCAGGAATTTATTTGTACCCATCTTTTGGAGAAATCCCTTACGTAAGTTAGTTATTGAATTGGATTGTATACCTGCATTTTTAAAAGCAATCTGCTGACTCTTTCCTGAGGTACCTAATGCTTCATGTAAAGCACAATGAAGCGATGAtaagttatgaatacaaaatattccagtttagagatgaaatttcttaataGATAATAAGAAAGGAACAATGTAAATTAATTGTCTTAAAAAATTCCGACGGTGCATTTCTGAGATATAGTTGTATGTTGGCAATATCACTATATCATTTATATTCATGTCTTCCTTTTTTGTACATGAATGTGCAAAACGATTGCATATTCATGGCTTACAATTTCATGATGTACGGTGTAAAAGTGAGTTATCATAACATTACTATTGGGTAAATGTGACGTCCAAGATCACCACCGTTTGGATCATCAATAAGTAATTAATAATCGGCACTTCTTTAATCCAGATTGCTCATTCTCTATCAATTGATTCTATATTTGTTGAATACTATCTCCTTAAACGATGTTGATTTATCGAACTTCTTCCGTGGTGAGTAGTGTACAAATAAACGAATGTTTGGCTTAaatttcttcttgaattccaatttatctTCATACTAATTTACTTCCATACTAATTTAAAAAttccgttcaagcttattcgtctactaatgacagtCCGCActatctgtccactgacagctctgataacacaacttagtcgagcagctgttccccttactcccaagtcttcacagcccaaagtttATATTCCAGTAACACTACTcgattgtcggaaatcacccagaacaaattgtgttgctttctttttggatcttttccagttctcgtttcaTGTAATCCTATTGGGAGTCCCTTACAATGGACCCATGCTCTACCGGGGCCTTCCCTGCGCCTTATACAGCCTCTCCTTTACACTCTTACTATcgcccttaaacaccctcataaccgtatgaagagatctgtaacttttattttacaacCTCGTGTTAACATGTAAATACGTGATCCCGATGGGGTAATTTCACTCCACGAACAAAGCTTAAAAATGCGAGGATATTTGTTTTTGATGAAACTAGGCTGACTTTTCACTCGATTTACCATCACacaaagttataataataatgtctggTGGAACACCACTCTTAATTCCTACTGAATCAGATAATTCTTCACCTATTATAATTTTCTGAcgtatattttctagaaatttaaccacccattcaatcactcgtTTGTCCAGTCCAATATCCCTTATTTTAGTCAGTATTCCCCGATGAACTActttatcaaaagccttggattggtcaatagcgatacagtccatttgacctcctggatctAAACTGTCTTGTACaatgtatcttgctggaatcttgcaACATGAGCCGAACACACATAGACACTTCCTTTGGTAATTTATTTTTACTGGAATATctatcttggaacctgtttctacatTAAAGTACCCTTCAATTTTcactaaaatgactgaaaattacaCTACCCATCATGTTATTCTCTGAAAGATTAGTTGAACGAGATAAAAAAGAGATAATGTAGTAACCAATGAATTTTTATCCATATCAAAAACCGAATGCATTGCTTAGGAAAATACGAAACCATTACTACTGAATGCACTGCAGAGCGTCAGTTAATATGTTAATTCTAAAATACAGTACATTGATTGATTTACTAAAGTGATAAGAAAACGAAAGTATTTCAGAATTAAAGGGCTACACCATAATTCCTGATTGATTCGCGTACAACAGAATATCATAATTTATGCATTTGAAAATCATCATACTGAAATTTTTAATCTATtatgcaactaataataataatggcctatggcgtccggagaggcctggtgcgggtctttttctcgtaaacGGCCTATTTATAGTGACAAGCAAAGAGAAAAGTAATGTGAGCCAGTCAAAGTACATCTGCCATCTTCGCCTATCACTGAGTAGCCTAAGGTGTCATTCCATTGTGTTATACTTCGAAGGATGTACTCAGTTCACATCTAAGTCTTAGTGAATGGCTAAAAATAATTTTAGCAGTAATTGGTTTTAGCATTACAGAAgtacggtaccgagctcgatagttgcagtcacttaagtgcggccagtatccagtaatcgggagatattgggtttgaaccccactgtcggcagccctgaagatggtttttcgtggtttcccattttcacaccaggaaaatgcttgggctgtaccttaattaagaccacggccgtttcctttccattcctaggcctttcccatcccatcgtcgccataagacatatctgtgtcggtgcgacgtaaagcaaatagcaaactgaAGTACGGAAGGAAAATGGGTTATATTTTTGAGAATAACCTTGGTCTAATCTATCAAGATTTGTTGTGACTGTGGCAAAGAAGTAGAACTGAATTGAGAAGGAAACATCCCTCGcttttgtctggtgtaaaatttcgaaaccacggaaagccatcttctggaCAGCCAACATTATTGGGCTTGAACCTTTCATCTCCTAACGGACAGCTAGTTTCCACGATAGATCAAAAGCGTTTTAAACTTGCCCACATGATCCGTCCATCCCGGCCTTTTTCCCGATTTTTCGGGGTTGGCGCTTTGCGTATGAATTTGGTTTTGTTTTAGGccagatgtcctttctgacgcaaGCCCTGCgttgagggatgtattctctattgaatgtgtctatggtggttggtagtgtagtgagaAGTGTAGATGATGTGTACTACGACGAACACGAAAGTCCAGTCCCCgagtagaggaattaaccatacgaagttaaaatcctcgaaccaTCCCGGAAATGAACCCTGTATCCTCTGAACAGAAGGacattacgctaaccatttagctagggAACCTATATTCACGTAATAGTAAAATATGATACCCATAACAAGAAATCACCCAAAGTGATCGCCCTGCGGGTAGGgacgtagaatacatccacggtatccccagcttgttgtaagaggtgactgaaggATTACCGAGGGCTCCCAACTTGGGATAATGGGTTGCGACCACAGGGATTGTAGCTGATTCTGATATTCCTTCCACTATATTGTACCAGTCTcctctctttcttttcttgtatCTGATCTTCCTTTGTCAACTCGgtcggatgcagagtgggtctcagcccacaagtAGGCATCAgtgatccgtggtccgacagctctgcactccgaccgaccaaccgagcagaggacgggtggccaagcctctaccgtggctctacacctctgcattcggaagacggagatGGGCTGgttcctaccgtcggctgtcctgagaatggttttccatggtttaccatatCCTTCTgaactaaagcgaatgccgggacaattcctagtacagaccacggccgctaaccctctcaccttcaccccatatctccttctccgatacaaatctcctggcttgagagacggcgtcaccgtctaggatgCCGATTCCGACGGTATTAAATTTGTGAGGCCTATGGAGACTAATTTTCTCGTCCTTCGTGGTGGTTCCCTTTCTTAAAttgatacctacatttttcgaagtgtcggacctcttcatgTTAATATTCTTACTATTGTTAAGGGAGGATTGTTGCTCAGATGCTAATCCACTTAACACTTTGATCACCACTGAAAATTGGTTGTTACAGTTGCTCAAATTTTTCCATTTTCATTAGCTATCGACATCTCATAATTACAGGAGGTGAAAAGCCTGTTTAATTGAGGTATCTGTAACAGTACCCGAAGACCTTATATAAGATAGTGTTATAGAAAATCTGAGAAAAATttgtaatatttaaaatgaaacaagagGGGAAGAAACATTACAGTGTGTCTCTCTTACAAACATTTTAGGGATAGTAGAAGAAAGAACAACTTTTCATATGTTTTCGTTTTACTGCTGAGAACAATACATACTTGAAGAAAGGTAACTGGCCACAGCGTTGAACACCTTGAAGTTCTTGATGCCATAGAAGAGAGGAGTACCTTTCTTGTCCACAGAAGATAGAGGAATAAGTTGTGTCTCGTTGTAACCTGCCACGCCAACAGTGAACAAGATGTCACCATGGGCTTTAATCTTGTCAGCTGCTGATGTAGGGTCCGTTGTACTGATACCATCCGTTACCAGAACTGAAATTCATACAACGGATATGACTTAAGTAttctcattacaatttaaaaatagaataataaaGTAAGAGATATTTTAGTCCCTAATACGTTCTTATGGTTTGAGATGTCATTTATTTGGATTTGCAAATAAGACTACTATGGGATGGTTCCCTAGATGTTCTTCCCCATAAAAatataatcatcaccactaccacaaaTAAAAACTACAATAAGAATTGACCGTGTTCATTTTCAGTGCTGTTCTTTCTATTTTAGTTTTATGGAATATTTTTAGTAAAATATACTTGAAGTGATGACAGGTAGCGGGATATTTAGAGTTGGACAGAAATTAAGAAACAAACCATGAAGGAAAGAACGGTTTGTATCTTCCCCAGATATGTTCACAACACGAAATAGTTAACATTTCTTCTAGCTCTATTCTGATAGTATGGCTACGATACTGACTAAATTAATCACAATATCCAAAGAAGTTAACTCCCACTGACATAACATAGTGATCGTAGTCACATAACGTCCGGTTTTACACCGAATTCAAACCATAGGGATgtgattttctattttttaaagCATTACACGGGATTACAACTGCAGTCCCCTTGAACAAAAACCTGTAGCGATCTCACTCTGTTTATCAAGATGATCCGGTCGTCTTAAAATTCGTAGCAGCAAACCGATTTAAACTGAAAACGTTTTCACCAAAGAAGATCATATTGCTACCAACTAACACTTCAGTCGAGAAACATCCAGTTATTTTTGGTCCCTCTTAGACGTTATATGGATAAAAGACGAAAAAGAACGTAGTTTCTTGCTCTTTTTCAAACATCTGTGATATCACCATTAGTGTTTCTGAATTTGATTTTGATCTTTGCATCGGTAAATGAATGTGGAATGGAAAGTCATCTCCCAGTCATTCAAATCCCATGAAAACTGTAAAGTAACGGCTTACTATTACGTAGTTGACAGTTTCATGAAACTTAAGATATTATAATTTCTCCGCCTGTTGCTAATTCTCAGTGGATGTAATAGTTTTTTGTCTGTGTCTTGCACAGGCCAAAGTAAAATTTAGCTTCAGTAAGAGTCCCAGTCTCATGGAAGCTGTTGAAGTATACGTGGTGCTAAATAATATAATTTGGAGTACGACTAGAATGTGTTACTAGTGAAAGGTGTTGTGCCGAAATAGcaaatttctggctcagtgagtaaagcaatgggaaactaccccaCCCCCTCATCCTGCCTAATAGACCTACGACTCATTTAGGTACCACAATTTGTTCGCCAAGACCGCTTCCTACcctctgctagccctttcctgccccgtcgtcgccataaaatctatctgtgtcggtgcaacgtaaagcaacttttaaatacGTTTTGCAATTTCTCTTTTTtagagatccaaccagccttcataCTGATAACCTTATTTCATGTTTCGTTATCAATTGGAGCATCAACACATTCAATCTTTGTTTCCAGCCTGAACGTCAACGGATTACTCGGTAAATATAGGTGAACTTTCAAGAGCTGTACGATTTCAACTGCAGTACAATGATCTTGCTATGATCCAGATTATAAATAATTATTGACTGTAACTATTTGTGActgaatttggttattattttgtCTCTCTTTATGTCtgtacgccggccccgtggtgtaggggtagcgtgcgtgcctctcacccggaggcccagagttcgattcccggccaggtcagggatttttacctagacctgagggctggttcgaggtccactcagcctacgtgattagaattgaggagctatctgacggtgagatagcggccccggtctagaaagccaagaataacggccgagaggattcgtcgtgctgaccacatgacacctcgtaatctgcaggccttcgggctgagcagcggtcgcttggtaggccaaggcccttcaagggctgtagtgccatggggggtgggGTTTATGTCTGTACTTTTCTGAATGATAACCGGATACTTATTTCCTTATATCGGTCAGGACAAGTAACAACTAAATGTCCAGGTCAGTTTAATTCTTGCCTCGCTGATTGTAAGAGTGTAAATTAACGAAACTTGGCATTTAAATTAGGTCAAGGGCGATTAGTATCTAAGCTGCTCGTTTTGCGATTCGCGTTAAAAGGAGAGATGTTGGAAGGAAGGCCTGAACACGAAGAAGACAGTAGCTCATATGGTAGAGCATTGGTCTTCTGTGCCCAGGTCACTTGTCAGCCCGATTGTAGTTGACTATGCTCATCCTCTGCAatctcgtgtcagtagacttactggcttGTAAAGAAATTCATTCCGGAGCAAATCTCAACAGCCTGGGGCTATGAAAACCATAGTTATTGCAATGAGAATAATAATCACATAATACTCCCTCAACACAAGACAAGTGCGCACTGATATACTGATCCTTTCGGTCACAATTTATTTCCTGACATCGAAGAATTCTGAACTTTCCACCTGGAAAGGAAATTACAGAGAGTTTAATATGATTTCCTCAACTGAGGACAAGATGACCGAAAGGGTTAGGCTGATTGAAATTGTATTTACTACATCATCTCTCTTCTGTATAACTTTCATATCGCAAATAAAGGAATGATGTGTGCTTGCACTGGACGAGATGTATAGAAAGGAGATCGACGGCCGTCATTTGACGAATTTACAAGTGCAAATTCAGTTTCCGGAGAAAGACAAGAGTGGGTGATATGTATATGGCAGGCCGCACACCGGACGCGTCAAGTCACGTCAGCGACACAGAGACATGACTCATCAGAAAGGAGCACAGTGATAAGCAATGGAAAAACACAAATCGCCGCACACCGGTCTGCGTCTTGATGATATCATCAGCATCCTGCTGCAGACACGAGCGATAAGACACTGCATGTTCCATTTCTATGCGTCATGTCTTAAGCAAACACCTTCTCGTATAGTTCTGTTCCTGCTTTTTCTGAGCAGTGCCAGTGAACACAAGTGCCAGCATGAATGAAGAACAAATCAACGTTAAATTAGTGCAATCCGTGGAGAAATATCGAATAATATATGATTATTCGATACCAGGACATTCGAATAAGAACGAGGTGGATAAAGCGTGGCATGCAGTGtccaaagaattaaatttaaatggtaACTTACATTCAGTAACATATTTATTAATTACGTCCATGTACAGTAATTACATGTTTAATTATGTAAGAATAAACATTTCTTGCGCAACCAGAATTACTGATAATGTATAGTGcagctatatttatatttattctataGCGTACTTATTCTGCCAAGAAAGGGCTACGTTTGGTTTCATAAAGTAAGAACACAAGGGATTTCTTAATTCAACAGCCTCAACTGTTGCTCTTCTGTTGCAGGGTTGCAATCTCTCCAACACACGCATCGTATTGTCAgtattttcatccttatttgttaCACTCGGTTCACTAAAAACGCCGTCTTTTAGTCTAATGAAGTTATGCAGAACACAAATTGCTCGTATTATGTTGTCTATTTTATCAGGTTTGCAGGCTATAGCTGTACCGAGAACTCTAAATTTAGAAGCAAGCATTCCAAAACCACATTCTACACTCTTTCTAGCTCTGCTAAGCCTATAATTAAAAATCCGCCTTTCATTTGTAAGTTATCTTCGCGGATAGGGTCTCATGATATGCTTCTGTAATGGGAAAGCTTCATCACCAACGAAAAAATAAGGAAATGGTGAACAGTGATCATCATCTTTCGGTAGCCTCTTGGGATCAGGTATATTCAGTGTGCCCTGCTGAAGGTTTCTTCCTAAAGCTGAGTTTCGCAACACGCCACCATCACTGTTTCTGCCATAGTCACCAGCTTCTATAACAATGAAAAGTCCATCTGCATCAACCAAAGCTAATAGAACAATAGAAAAATAGCCCTTGTAGTTATAGAAGGATGAGCCACTGTTTCTCGGACACTGGATACGAACGTGTTTCCCGTCTATGGCACCAATGCAGTTAGGCATATTCCAGAGTTCCAAATATCTTTCGGAAATATTCTCCCATAACTCCTTTGAGGGTGCAGGCATAAACTCAGGTTGAAGTGTTGTCCATACTGCCGAACACACTTCATCCACAATTTTGCCGATTGTTGTTTCTCCTCTTTTAAACTGAAAGCTCAAGCATCTGAAGCTGTTGCCAGTAGCTAAGTACCTGGAAATAAAGGACCATGAATACTATTActgctaaattaaattttaaaaagcttGAAAAAAATTATTTTAGCCAAATTAAACTATTGACAATTGCACTCATATACACACATTCTATAAATTTAATATCATTGAACTGCACTGTTTTTGTTATAAAATGTTTGTTgtgaatttattttttatgtgttaaTAAGCATTCATTGGTATAGCTATTGTATGTATAGTCCTACTAGGGCTCTGGCCTCAAGGACATcctttatatgaaataaaataataataataataataataataataataataataataataataataataataataataataagtgtattttctcattgcaGTGGCCACCTGTAAAGACAAATGGAGAAACTGTAGGAACTGTTGGTCCAGATACTTAAGGCAAGCTCCTACCAGTGGTTCAGCAGCAGTAACCAAAAAGCCCTACTATCTTGCAGACTACTTGGCGTTTTTGACACCATTTACGAAATCAAGAAGACAGGTGGGAAACGTAGAAAATCCGTATGAAGAGGAGCAATCTGCAACAGAGGAACAACCATCATCAGTGGCCATGACAAATGAAAACGACGAGGAGAATAGTGCTCAAGAAATTATGCAGCCGCTACCTCGAACACGTAGAAGAGATACAAAAAGAAGCGCCATTAAAATGGATATTGACGAAGTTTTCTCTTCATATATTCAGATGAAAACAAAGCGTACGGCTGAAGCGGAGTGTAATAACCCTGATGAGTTGTTTTTCAAAAGCCTGCTACCAGATGTGGCTAAATTATCACCTGCAGCTAAAAGCTTATTTAAGTTGTTTGTGCAGCAAAAATTAAATGACATGCTGTACGGATCAGCCAGGAATGTTCAGTGTAGTGATACTCATTCCCATCCATCAACTTCCGTATTGCATTACGGTGGTCAGACGGGCTCCTCATATACTATCTCACCATTCTCGTATGCAGAGAATTTACCAGAAGAAAACGAGGAAGAACGTGATCACTCATACTGATAAGATGTAGTTACAAAGACAGCACTGTATGGTATGAAGTTATAAGTGAAAAACCAAAACATTGCacacatattatttatatactTTGTCAATATGAAAAATTTCGCAGCTGTGTTCATCatctaataaataatttaattattttaacaacAAATTATTATTCTAAGCTTTGAACTTACCTTAGTGTTATAAGTAGCTTTTCATCAGGACTTATAGCCTTCCTGTAGTTTGTATCTTGTTTTCTTAATAATGGAgaaattttctgaagaagttctGTGTAGCTTTCGGGGTACATTCGGTAGTATGACTGAAATTTTACCGGATCTTTTAGTAAATCATGCGCTAAGGTATAAGCACCATGTTGAGCACACGACATATTAAAATCATGAATCCATTTTCTTTTCCTCTTGTTACGCAATTTCAACCACATGTACAGCAAAACATCATCTTCACTCGAGgaggccatgttaacagctgataatGCGTAGCGTATTGATGCAGACACATGCTTCTCCGGTGTGCGGCTACAAGTCTGCATCACGAGTGCGACAAACAAGCGAGTCGTTTTTCATGTTGCGTTGCAGATGTTGACGCGTCCGGTGTGCGGCCTCACTATCGTATACATTCACCTTATAACGGGAATTATTACCAGTATTTATTTCTAGAGAGAAGAGCGGTCGAATATAAAACTGACACTTCCATTTTCTTAGTGCAGAAGTTTTAAACTTTGGAAACTCTTCCTGCCGCTTGTTTTGAGGCATTTGGAATTTGTACAGGGAGGACTTGGCGAAAGAGTCAAAATATAACAGTTCATCGGACTCGTCGCTATCCACACGGGGATACTAAAGCCTTTCAGAAACTTCCACCGTTAATTATGATTTATGCATGGAAGAAAGAGCGTAAAATTGCATTATAAAAGCGAATTCATAACAATTTATTTGCACAGCAGATTAAAACAAAAGTTATTCATCATCTAACAAATGAATACCATGATCTTTTGTGTCGATTATCGAAGCAAAGTTGTATTTGTCGGGGTATTTGGGTTTGAATTCCATGGTCGGGCCAATTAAAGATTTGTTTGATCTTAGACAGCATCGTTTCAAAAGAAGATATTCTGTATTCTGTAATGTCTACGAAAGTTTGTAACTATGCTAAGTAGAACCGAAAAATTAATTAGTTTTGCATGTTCTGGTGGTACTTACAGATGAGGGTAAGATTGTGAATAGCGTTCTGAGTAACTTCATAGTAAGCCAGGTTGAGAGCACGCAGGATATCAGTTCCTCCTGAGCTATATCGAATCTTAGTCAGTTCATTGAGGAAGTTACAAGTATCAGATTCTTTAATAGATACGTCCACTGCTGCTCGGCTGCTGAATGTGATGACTCCAGCGGAACGGTCTTTGGACAGTCTGAAAGAACAACAATTTCAGTCAGGTTTCATAATCTCACAATGGTTAAAAAATACAATACCTCTTTTCAATACTCACGGGAAGGCGCCAATGATAGCTTTCACGAAGTTCAGTTCAATATCAAAGTTCCTTGGACCAACGCTTCCTGATTCATCGAGTATGAACAATAGATTGTTTTGTCTCCCAATTGTTCcatgaatgttattcatcaagTCCTCGCCAGTCTCGTTGATAGCTGGAATAATTCACGATACACTTTAACACGCGTAGATtaaaaaaatagaagagaaaatatagaacaaaaaagCACAGAAGATAAAAGAAAATAGAAGTTAAGGGACGTTAAGAGaagaaaacagaaaaagaagaCGAGGAAACAGGGCGAAAGAGAAAAGATAAGGGGAAAGGATAAAACTAAGAATAGGAAAGAAAACTGAAGAGAGAGAAGAGATGACCGGAGAATCGAAAAAGGAATAGAATAGAGAGAATAGAAGAAGGAAAAACAGAAAAGAGAGTTGTTAAGAATGAGAAGCGGTTAGTAGA is drawn from Anabrus simplex isolate iqAnaSimp1 chromosome 1, ASM4041472v1, whole genome shotgun sequence and contains these coding sequences:
- the LOC136857869 gene encoding uncharacterized protein, with protein sequence MKCADLLRNLFLYSLETSDGEINNGTDGGDDVQNNGSEGNPGEDNNNVDTGEGGIQGMDCPSRGKCPTVDPLDHTVHLPHMNDCNLFCRCDHGVPKLDRCPVGLHFNPKLQVCDYPQSAECAGGDAICQPLSNDNRSHWEPDSCVKDRKKMGDTCHLVCKSDYQLSGSANITCTEEGWSGAMGIDQIPSCKTINETGEDLMNNIHGTIGRQNNLLFILDESGSVGPRNFDIELNFVKAIIGAFPLSKDRSAGVITFSSRAAVDVSIKESDTCNFLNELTKIRYSSGGTDILRALNLAYYEVTQNAIHNLTLIFLVTDGISTTDPTSAADKIKAHGDILFTVGVAGYNETQLIPLSSVDKKGTPLFYGIKNFKVFNAVASYLSSKYSNETSIKC